taaaatataaattaatatacggaaggtaaaaaaaaaaaaaaaaaaaaaaaaaaaaaaaaaaaaaatatatatattaatatattataatatataataatttttcatatgttatattttattttttcttctttagGCCTAATAAAGTTgcaaatattataaaagatCTTAATGAAAGGAATAAAGAAATAGAAATatgcaaaaaaaaaaaaaaaaaaaaaaagtaacTCTTTACCAAATAATTTCAATTATACCgtttttaatatattttttgttataaatataaaaaaaaagaaaatatatattatatatatatatatgtgtatgtgtacatatatgtttattatatttttttttaattttttttttttttttttaatgtttaaaagatttttatttattcttctttttcatttgaagaatctaattttttgtataaaattaaatataaatatattttcatgATTATCACCATATATCTCATATGAAGGAATAGatattacataaaaaaattatataatatataatttaaaagtataacatatttatattatataatatatttttatatacactttaataaatacacaggttttctgtttttttttttttttttttttttttttttttttttctgttaTATACCCCTAAAAgataattaattaaaaaaaaaaaaaaaaaaaaatatacacccttatgaaatttttattttttttattctaATTTATCCCTTGATAATTAAAgtatatacaaaaaaaaaaaaacataaaaaaaatggaatagctattttacatatatataatatatatatattactttataataatgatcCTTGGATTTTTCCTGTTAAATGTTTTGTTTTTGGTCCTTATGAAAAATAACCTTTGTTTGTTAAAGAATAAAAGGAATGTTTTTTACCCCATAAATAATTTGtcaaacaaaaaaaagaagaaaattCATAGTATTTTCCATAAAAGGAATAATGGGCATACTATCATAAAATTGTTCATAATAAACAatacaaatgaaaaaaaacagaattataaaaaaaaaaaaaataaagaatattttttaaataataaaaagaatagAAATGATAAagtaaatattttatatgcTACACAAAGCAATTTTTTTAACCCTAAACAATTTAAAGATTTATTAAACGAAGATGCTAAAGAAAAAACGAAAAATGTTGATGATGGTGATGATTGCCTAGAATTAGAAAATGTCGAAAATTTAGAAGAAATAGCACCTGAATTACATATGAAATTAAtggaatataaaaaaagtgaAGAATCAAAagatgaagaaataaatgaaaaaaaaattgaagaTGTAAAAGATATTACACTATATGAAGGATTACCTCTTCTAATGATTGAAGGAGAAAAGTTAGAAGGTTTTGCTGATACTAGGAAAGTTAAAATAAAACCAGAAATATCTACTCCCTTCACAAATGATgattataatgaatatattaaatcTAGTATGGGTGAAAAAATGGGAAATCCTGATGCTAATCAGACaaagaaaaatgaaaaacatgataaaaatataaagaaagCGAATAATTCTAATACAAACGAAGAACTAAATAAGTTTGAAAAAgatatagaatatatattaaatgtatctaatgaggaaaaaaaaaaaaagagagaaatggataaaaatgaagaagtaaaaaaaagtgATGAGTTAACAAAAGAAGGAAAAATAgaaagatataaaaaagtaggaacacattattatatggaTTCAAGTATAGgtaaaatattatatgatagGAATTATCCAGGATATGCTTATATAAATCATGgagaaaatataaatgaaataaatgaaaaaagtGAATTTGATTCCTCTGTTCCTAGTTATTTAAATCCATCTAATGTACATTTAAGAACTGGACGTAAAAGAGAAgaacagaaaaaaaaagatagTGGAATAAAACAGAAAAGAAGATGgaatgtaaataatataagtaATGATATTAAAAGGGGAAATTGGaaatattatgatgataCAGTTAAAGATTTAATAGATTCAATTGATCAAGAAAAATTAgaagaaaattattattctaataattattatcaaagAAGTCATAATAATACAGGTTATGGTGGTTTAGAAAAAgtacaaaataattattttgatgTTCAATTTATAGGATCTGCTGAAACATATCCTGCAAATATATCAGTAGGTATGAATTTTATATGGCCTATCAATTTTGTACCTTTATTATCTAAACAATATACTAAAAGATTAGGTCAACCAATTAAGTCTCCAATATTTAATTTAGGAGGTTTTGATCATTTACAATTATGGTATTATCCTGATGGTATGAATAATTCCATGGATGGTTACTGttctttaaaattaatgatGAAACCAGGTTCCTATCTACCAGTCaaaatattcttattcGCATTTAGtgaatataattatattcaCACTAAAGCATTCTATAAAGAATCAGCTGATTATGTTATATCCTCATCAAATTTATGTAAATGTCtattaaaaacaaaagaaaatttaaaaaacattgaaaataataaagattATGTTATTCTTGGACCAGCtggaaatatatacataGGTGTAGGaatatatgatgataattaCGACTTTGAAGAAGatttcaaaaaattttattcaattaataataaatataaaaataaaaaaaataaaaatcaacaattcaaatataaatatgattGGGATGAAGGAGTACATATTTTCGATAACTGGCTAAAAAAACAATCAGCTGTTACCGATGATAAGGATGAGTTATTACCATCAAATTATACACATTCAGAATTGtatgaaaattataaatataaatatgtacCTGAAAAAAATCCTTTCAAATTTCTAAGATCCAAAAATACAAAACAATCATGGAACAGACATccattttaaaaaataaatatgacTAAATCAACAAATTAGTGAATgaatgaataaataaatacaaacaaaaataaatacacacatatatatatatatatatatatatttatatttatatgttagtataatttattttaaaaaaaaaattattaaattagTAGAAAgttttttaaatgaattgattattattaaaacattataattataatggAATAGTccaa
This region of Plasmodium gaboni strain SY75 chromosome 12, whole genome shotgun sequence genomic DNA includes:
- a CDS encoding hypothetical protein (conserved Plasmodium protein, unknown function) yields the protein MILGFFLLNVLFLVLMKNNLCLLKNKRNVFYPINNLSNKKKKKIHSIFHKRNNGHTIIKLFIINNTNEKKQNYKKKKNKEYFLNNKKNRNDKVNILYATQSNFFNPKQFKDLLNEDAKEKTKNVDDGDDCLELENVENLEEIAPELHMKLMEYKKSEESKDEEINEKKIEDVKDITLYEGLPLLMIEGEKLEGFADTRKVKIKPEISTPFTNDDYNEYIKSSMGEKMGNPDANQTKKNEKHDKNIKKANNSNTNEELNKFEKDIEYILNVSNEEKKKKREMDKNEEVKKSDELTKEGKIERYKKVGTHYYMDSSIGKILYDRNYPGYAYINHGENINEINEKSEFDSSVPSYLNPSNVHLRTGRKREEQKKKDSGIKQKRRWNVNNISNDIKRGNWKYYDDTVKDLIDSIDQEKLEENYYSNNYYQRSHNNTGYGGLEKVQNNYFDVQFIGSAETYPANISVGMNFIWPINFVPLLSKQYTKRLGQPIKSPIFNLGGFDHLQLWYYPDGMNNSMDGYCSLKLMMKPGSYLPVKIFLFAFSEYNYIHTKAFYKESADYVISSSNLCKCLLKTKENLKNIENNKDYVILGPAGNIYIGVGIYDDNYDFEEDFKKFYSINNKYKNKKNKNQQFKYKYDWDEGVHIFDNWLKKQSAVTDDKDELLPSNYTHSELYENYKYKYVPEKNPFKFLRSKNTKQSWNRHPF